One window from the genome of Rhodopseudomonas sp. P2A-2r encodes:
- a CDS encoding PepSY domain-containing protein gives MSDDRIFAAARTLLPDVAMTMQARLDQYDSYWYAHHGTRVLPVLRAGFDDVAQSWFHLDPVTGDVLGRSDTSRRSYRWLFNALHSFDFPLLLTYRPAWDVVVWLLSLLGMIVSVSGVVIGWRYLRKT, from the coding sequence TTGTCCGATGATCGGATATTCGCAGCGGCCCGCACCCTGCTGCCCGACGTCGCAATGACCATGCAGGCGCGGTTGGACCAATACGATTCATACTGGTACGCGCATCACGGAACCCGCGTGCTGCCGGTGCTGCGCGCCGGCTTCGACGATGTCGCGCAGAGCTGGTTTCATCTGGATCCCGTGACCGGTGACGTGCTTGGCCGCAGCGATACCAGCCGCCGCAGCTATCGCTGGCTGTTCAATGCGCTGCACAGCTTCGATTTCCCGCTGCTGCTGACCTATCGTCCAGCCTGGGATGTGGTGGTGTGGCTGTTGTCGCTGCTGGGAATGATTGTTTCGGTCAGCGGCGTGGTCATCGGCTGGCGGTATCTAAGGAAGACATAG